TCTATTTCTGCCTTATATTCTACCCCATGCTGAATTGTTGGTGCCCAACGATAGCCTGCTGGCTTATTACAAAGGCAAGTTTCCTGAAAAACCGTATAAGGGAGCCGATTACGGCCCCAATGCAAAAACAGGAGGCTATACATCGCAGGAGTATCCCCGCGCTACGTTTGCGGCTATGGTGGCCCGGTTGGATCTATACGTTGGTCAGGTAATGGCTAAGCTTAAAGAAAAAGGGCTCGATCAAAACACGCTGGTCATTTTTACGAGCGACAATGGTCCACACACTGAAGGCGGAGCCGACCCGGCCTTTTTTAACAGTGGTGGAAATCTGCGCGGTGTCAAACGGGATTTGTATGAAGGCGGCATCCGCGAACCGTTTTTTGCACGCTGGCCGGGCACCATTCAATCGGGCTCAAAAAGCGACTACATCGGAGCGTTCTGGGATTTGTTGCCTACGTTCGCGCAATTGGCCGGAGCCAGGATTCCAAAACTTATTGATGGGCTTTCGTTTGTTCCCACCCTTACGGGCCGGGGTGTTCAGAAAAAGCATGATTTTCTGTATTGGGAATTTCACGAAAATGGCGGTCGGCAGGCCGTTCGGCAGGGAAACTGGAAAGCTGTTCGATTGCAGGCCATCAACAACCCGAATGGGCCAGTCGAATTATACGATCTGAGTAAGGATCCCGCCGAAGCGCATAATATGGCTGCTCAATACCCCGATAAGGCGAAGGAGCTTGCCCGTCTGATGACCCAGTCGCACATCGAATCGCCCCTGTTCCCGTTTGCGAAACAATAGCGCATATAGCCAGGCGGATTCGTCCCATTTTTTGGATTGTTCATCCCATTTCGCCCACACGCCTGTCGGTTCCACCTAGTTTTGGCTCA
This window of the Spirosoma aerolatum genome carries:
- a CDS encoding arylsulfatase, whose amino-acid sequence is MTKYILSILLLAPFYTNAQNRPATRPNIIFILADDLGYGDVGINGQHLIKTPNIDRLAREGMQFTQFYAGTSVCAPSRSSLLTGKHTGHTYIRGNKEVQPEGQQPIADSVTTVAELLRQAGYATAAFGKWGLGPVGSEGDPNRQGFDRFYGYNCQALAHRYYPDHLWDNAQKIALPGNEQLRQANQYAPDLIQKQTLRFLDDRDGKQPFFLFLPYILPHAELLVPNDSLLAYYKGKFPEKPYKGADYGPNAKTGGYTSQEYPRATFAAMVARLDLYVGQVMAKLKEKGLDQNTLVIFTSDNGPHTEGGADPAFFNSGGNLRGVKRDLYEGGIREPFFARWPGTIQSGSKSDYIGAFWDLLPTFAQLAGARIPKLIDGLSFVPTLTGRGVQKKHDFLYWEFHENGGRQAVRQGNWKAVRLQAINNPNGPVELYDLSKDPAEAHNMAAQYPDKAKELARLMTQSHIESPLFPFAKQ